The DNA region GACCCGTTCGAGTTGCTCGACCGAGTCGGAATGGGCGATGCAGTCGATCAATTCGTCGAGGAGTACTCGAAGGGCATGCGGATGCGATTGAACTTCGTCCGCGCACTCGTTCACGAACCGGAGTTAGTGTTCTTCGACGAACCGACCGCGGGCATCGATCCGACGAATGCAAAAGAAGTCAAGAGTATCATAGAGGAGTACAGGGACGCGGGGAATACGGTTTTCCTCACAACTCACGACATGAGCGTCGCTAGCGAGTTGTGTGACACTATCGCGTTCATGATCGATGGTCGCCTTCCGGTCATCGATGCTCCCCGAGAGCTCAAATTGGAACACGGCCAAGCGGCAGTCCGTGTCGAATTCCGGCGGAACGGAGCACTCGAATCCGCGGAATTCCCGCTTTCGAATCTCGGGACGAACGAGGCCTTTCAGGAGTTGTTGCAACGAACTCGCGTCGAAACGATTCACACGGAAGAGGCGACGCTCGAAGATGTGTTCCTCGACATCACTGGTGAAACCTTAGTATGAGTTCGAACCACAATGAAGTGGCGGAGAGTAACAAATCGGGGTCGAGTTCAGTTCAAACCCCGCTACGGGCGATGGTTCTCGCGGATATTCGCTTGCAGGTCAGATATGGGTTATACCTCGTGTACGCCATCTTGACGGGTATTTTCATCGTCGGACTTCAACTGCGACCGGCCGGACTTCGAACTGATCTCGGGGTACTCGTAATCGTCTCCAATCCCACGAGCCTCGGTTTCTACTTTATCGCCACATTGATCATATTCGAGAAGACCGAGGGCGTGTTAGACGCGTTAGTGGTCTCGTCTCTCACCGTCCGTGATTATCTCCTCTCAAAAGCAGTTACACTGTCCCTCATTGCGATCTCATCGGGAGTTCTCATCGCGCTCTTCGTTCGGAGTACGACACCGAGAATAGCGATACTGATTATCGGAATTGCGCTTTCGGCACCGCTGTTCGTGTTCATCGGGGTGATCGGTGTCGCGCGGTTTGATTCGATCAACCAATACTTCCTCAGCTCTGTCGTCTGGGCAGGCGTCCTGTTCGTTCCACCGATATTCGGTTATCTCGGCTTCGTCCACAGTCCACTCCTGTACTTACTCCCGACGAAGCCAGTACTACTCATCGTGGAGGCGGGATTCCGTCCAATTGCTCACTGGAAGCTCCTCTACGCCATCAGCTATCTGCTGATCGGTGATGTCGTCGCATACAAAGGGGCAAAATTGGCGTTCGAAAAGTACATCGTTCGCGGCGAGACGAAGCGTCCGAGCGTTGGATTTGGTGGACGTATCTCGACGAGACAGCGAGGAAATCGGGAACTAGTACCGTCATCCCCCTGGAAAGCGATGGCTCGTGCGGATTTCAGAAACCTAATTCGAGATCCGTTGCTCTGGTTCACGTTTCTCACACCACTTTTACTGGCGCTGATGGTGAGATTCGGTGTTCCCTGGCTTGCGACTATGGCCGGGCCAGCGATACCGTTGCATCAGTACTATTCGCTCATCGTCGGTTCGATGGCGTTGGCTGCGCCCGGCATCTTCGGGTTCGTCATCGGAATAATCGTCCTCGAAGACCGGGAACAGAGTGTACTCACGGCCTACGTAACGAGTCCGCTCTCCTCCACCGGCTATCTCGGGTATCGATTCACGACCACCTATCTCCTGAGCGTTATCGTCACGATTCCCACGGTTTGGTTGACCGGTCTTATTCCGGTCCCGCCAGCGATCATCGTCGGGACCGCAGCAGTCAGTTCCCTCACCGCACCGCTGTTCGCCTTCTCGTTGGGCGCAGTGGCCTCGAATACCGTCGAGGGTATCGCGGTGAGTAAATTTGCTAACATCATCATGTTGGGACCGTCCGCGGTCATCGCATTGGTCCCCGAACCGATTCAATTTGCCATCGGAGTGCTTCCGATGTATTGGCCGGTAAAGGCGTTCGTCGTCGGCGTCGGGGGAGGCGGAGAGTGGATCGTTTATCTCCTTCTCGGTGTGTGTAGCCACGGTATCGCCATTTCCGTTTTTGGATGGTGGTTCATCAGGCACGCAAAATAGAGCGATATCGCCGATGGAGTATTTTAGTTTGTAACGGGACGAGAACGGACGGCGTCTGGTGAGCGAACCGCTTTTCACGGCCGATACGAACGGCTTTCAGTCCGATTCCCCGCCGACGGCGCGGAGTTCGTCCACGATGGCCGCTCCGACGCTGACGACGTTGTCCAGCGTGGCGTCGAACGTTTCCTTCTCCACGCCGTCGTGGAGGCTCTCCCGAATCGACTGGCCGTCGTACGGCCGGTCGAAGTTGACGACGCCGCGGACGCTCAGATATCTGTCCAGCAACCCGAATCGGTCGAGGGCAGTCGCGGTTCCCATCTCCTCCATCTCCGTCGTCGCGTAGGTTCCCGCGTCGTACTCGTCCACGAGCCACTGAGCCTGCTCGGCGACCGTCCCGCCGTGCCAGAACTCGTCGCTACAGAGCGTCGTTCCGACGGCCACGCTCGGATCGGACCGCGCGACGTCCGTCGAGTAGTGATCCCGATACGCCCTCGAAGCCCCCGAATCGCGTAGCTCGACCGATTTCCCGGCATCGAGGGCCGTCGTCACGAGTTCGTCGTTCAGGTGATAGACGTAGTCGTGCGGTCGATACGAGAACGGTTCGAGGGGGTGAGTTCGTTCTTCCTCCGTTTCGCCGTCACGGGCCGCCCAGCGATGTTTCTTGTCCCAATCGACGATGGCGTCGGCGACGAACACCGACCCGAGCGTTCCCACGTCCGGCGGCGTCCCCGCGACGCGACCGTGACGAAGTACGCCGAAGAGCAGTCGAATTTCCGCGAAGCGAGGATGGCGGTCACGGTGGCCGCCGCTTCCGGTTTCCCCATCCCGGTTGACGTGATTCCGATGCCGTCGTCGGTGTAGTAAACCGGCATGTTCGCGCCGGGGACCGACGCAGAGTTCTCGAACTCGTAGGTCGAGAGCCACCGTTCGAACTCGTCGGGGAGGTCTTTTTTCATCTCGAAATCGTCCGCCGCGAAGGCGGGCAACAGGAGTACGTCGAGCGAAATCGGCCCCTTCGTCTCCGTCATACGCGAACTCACTCCACCGGAATCTCGACCAGCGTCATGCCGTCGCTCTCGACGGCCTCGGTCAGCGCTTCCTCGATCTCGTCCCACGTCTCGGCCGACGCCGTCGATACCGAAGCTCTCGGCGAACTTCACGAAGTCGGGGTTCGTGAGTCCGGTGCCGAAGTGTTCGCCGAACTCCTCCTCCTGTTCCTCGGTGATGAGTTTGTACTCGTCGTCGTTGAAGACGATGATGGTGTAATCGCAGTCGAGGCGAGTCGCCGTGTCGATCTCCGCGCCGTTCATCAGGAATCCGCCGTCACCCGTTGCGACGACGACCTCGGAATCGAGCGCGAGGTCCGCCGCGAGGCCGCCCGGAACGCCGATACCCATGCTGGCGAGGCCGTTCGAGACGAGGACCGTGTTCGGTTCGTAGGTCGGGAAGTCCTGGGCGATTGCCATCTTGTGACTGCCGACGTCCGAGACGAGCACGTCGTCGTCCACCCGCCATCGCCTCGCGGAGGACGGGGAGGACGTTTTCCACCGAAACCGGGTCGTCGGCGTCGGGCCACCGCGTCGTCTGTTCCACGAGCGCTTCGCGCTGTTCGCGGTACCATCCGGCGGGACAGGCGACGTCGAGTCGGTCCCGAAGCGCGTCGAGTCCGGCGGAGATGTCACAGACCAGTTCGACGTTCGGGTTGTAATGTTCGTACACCTCGGCGGGTTCCGAATCGAGGTGGACGACGTCCTTGTCGCGGTCGGGGTTCCAACTCTCCGGGTCGTGTTCGGCGATGTCGTAGCCCAGCGTGAGCACGCAGTCGGCCTCCCGAATGGCGTCTTCGGCTTCGCCGTTTTCGCCCGAGTCGAGCGTGAACAGCGAATGTTCGTCGGCGTCGAGAGCGCCCCTTTTCCCATGTACGTCGCGGCGACGGGGATGGCCGTTTCCGAGACGAACTCCCGAAGGCTTTCGGCGGCCTGCTCCCGAACCGCGCCGTTACCCGCGATGACGAGCGGTCGGTCGGCGTCCTGGAGCAGTTCGACGGCGTACTCGACGGACCGTTCGTCGGGGTCGGAACGGCGGACAGGACGACGGGTGACGAGCGGTTCCGCGTCCGTCTCCTCGGCCGCGACGTCTTCCGGAAATTCGAGGTGCGTCGCGCCGGGTTTCTCGTATTGGGCGAGTTTGAACGCCTTGCGCACCGATTCGTTGATTATCTCCGGATCGCTCAGTTGGGTGTTCCACTTGGTCACCGACCGAAACGTGTGGATCACGTCGATGAGTTGGTGGCTCTCCTTGTGGAGTCGTTCCAGTCCCGCCTGCCCGGTGATGGCGACGACGGGACTCTTGTCGAGGTGGGCGTCGGCGACCCCCGTCAGGAGGTTCGTCGCGCCCGGGCCGAGCGTCGAGAGACAGACGCCCGCTTTCCCGGTCACGCGCCCGTGTACGTCGGCCATGAAGGCCGCGCCCTGTTCGTGTCGTACCGGGATGAACTCGATGTCGGAATCGCGGATGGAAAACAGCACGTCGCCGAGTTCCTCGCCCGGCAGGCCGAAGACGTACTCGACTCCCTCCGCTTCCAGACACTCCACGAGTAAATCGGATGCCTTCATCGGTCGAAATAGGACGACCGAGGATTAGTGCCTGTTGGCAGTTCCGCGATTAGCGCTCCTTGGTAGTTCTGCGATTGTGCTCCTTGCCAGTTCCGCGATTAGTTCCCCTTGGAAGTTCCGCAATTGCACGGTGCGACGCTATCGATGGCGAGCAGGCGACAACCGCTGCCCGTTTCCGCTTCGAGGAGCAGGTTGCAGTCGTTGCGGCGCAGTTCGAGGGCACAACTGTTGAACCGCACCACCGTATCGTTGTCCCCATCGTTATCGACGTCCTCGACCGTTAGGTGACACGGACTCGCCGCCCGACCGTCGGTCTCCGCGAGGAGACCTTCGATGTCGGAACAGGAGACCTGCTTCCACCGCGGATTGCGGTACTTCTGGCAGGTCGGCGTGTCGAACGTTGCTCGCGTCGAGGACGGCCGCAACCGGATGCTCTCGGGTTTCACGTTCGGCCACCCGATGTAGACGGTGAACACTTCGTTTTTCCTCGCGTCGATCCTGTTCGGGCAGCAACCGGGCTTCACGTCCATCCAACAGGTCTTACAACACTCGGTCGCGCTCGCCGCACCGATGGCCGACGAACTCCCAAAAGCGGTGCCCGCGACGGCGAGGCCGCTTCGTTTGAGGACGCTTCGCCGGGTCCAGGTGTGTCGTTTCGGTTCCATGTGAGTCGAGGGAGAATGGGTATGCGATATGTTACCTTTTTTGACCGTCTCGGAGAGAGGTCTTTCGTCGGATACCCGTCGGCGTTGGTCCACGGACGGATCGATCGACAAAATGGGTGGGGCCGGTGACGGAGGTTTCCTCGTTCGACCCGTGAAATCGAGGCGGTCGAGCGAAACCTCCCGTTTCGGTGATCCCCTCTCCAACGACACTTCTTTTCACGTGACTATTCACGTCGTACACAATTCAGGTCATAGATGGGACCCGAGTCGTTCCGGAATAAATGACAAACCACCGAAACGAATTACTCCTTTCCGACCGACTGTTTGACGATGGCAGCGTTCAGCACATCATTGGCGCTCACCATTCTGATGGGTGTGTTCCTCATCGCGGTCTTCTACTTCATCCTCCAAGTGGAAGATTGGCGGTCGTACACACCCACTGGAGGGGGGGTGAGGCAAGGCGGAGAGCAACGAACCGGTTACGAACAGAAGCCATCGGGGGTGATACGCTGGCTGACGACCGTCGATCACAAGGATATCGGCATCCTGTACGGCGTGCTCGGGATGATATCGTTCGCGTGGGCGGGCGTCGGCGTCATGCTGATGCGGGTCGAACTCCTGAAGCCGGAATCCTGGATTCTCACGGCCACGGAGTACAATGCCCTGATGACGACGCACGGACTGACCATGCTGTTCCTGTTCGCCACCCCGATGATATTCGCGTTCGGGAACTACTTCGTCCCGCTGCTCATCGGCGCGGACGACATGGCGTTCCCGCGACTGAACGCCATCGCGTTCTGGATGCTCCCGGCCGGTGCAGCCCTCATCTGGGTCGGCTTCCCGCTCGGCGCGCTCGGGACGGGAATCCAGCCGTCCCAGACGAGTTGGACGATGTACACGCCGCTTTCCGTACAACAACCGAGTCCGGCCACCGACCTGATGCTCCTCGGATTACACCTCTCCGGCATCAGCACCACGATGGGTGCGATAAACTTCATCGCCACCATCTTCACCGAGCGCGGCCCGAACATCGGCTGGGAGAACCTCGACCTGTTCTCGTGGACGGTGCTCACGCAGGCGGGTCTCGTCCTCTTCGCGTTCCCGATGCTCGGGAGCGCCATCATCATGATACTGCTCGACCGAAACTTCGGGACGACGTTTTACGCTCCGACCGGGGGTGGCGGACCGATTCTGTGGCAACACCTGTTCTGGTTCTTCGGCCATCCGGAGGTGTACATCATCGTCCTGCCGCCGATGGGACTCGTGAGCCTCATCTTACCGCGGTTCGCGGGTCGGAAGCTGTTCGGGTTCAAGTTCGTCGTCTACTCGACGCTGGCCATCGGCGTCCTCTCGTTCGGCGTCTGGGCCCACCACATGTTCGCCACCGGCATCGACCCGCGACTCCGACTCAGTTTCATGGCCGTCTCGCTGGCCATCGCGGTGCCGAGCGCCGTCAAGACGTTCAACTGGATCACGACGATGTGGAACGGGAACCTCCGTTTGACCGCGCCGATGCTGTTCATGATCGGGTTCGTGCAGAACTTCATCATCGGCGGCGTCACCGGCGTCTTCCTCGCCGCAATTCCCGTCGATCTGATACTCACCGACACCTACTACGTGGTCGGTCACTTCCACTTCCTCGTGATGGGGGCCATCGCCGTCGCCCTCTTCGGAGCGGTGTACTACTGGTTTCCCCTCGTCACGGGACGGATGTACAACAAATCACTCGCTCACTGGCACTTCTGGCTGACGATGGTCGGGTCGAACGTGACGTTCTTCGCCATGCTGTTCCTCGGCTACGGCGGGATGCCGCGCCGGTATGCGACCTACCTTCCACAGTTCACCACGTGGAACGAAGTGGCAACCGTGGGGGCATTTATCCTCGCCATCGGTCAGGTCATCTTCGTCTGGAACATCGCCCAGTCCTGGCTCGACGGGGCAAAAGTCACGACCGGCGACCCGTGGCAGTTGGAAGACGAAGGGATGCTCTCGCCCGAATGGGCGTGGTTCGAGAAGAAGCAGGAAACCGCCCTCGCGGCGGACGGTGGCGATGACGGCGGGCGAACCGACGGCGGATCGGACGGCACGGGAGGTGAGAACTGATGTCCTACTCTCCGTTCGACCGTGAAACCCTCCTCGACATCGTGGTGAACATCGTTCCCCTCGTCATCCTCGGGTTTTTCTTCCTCCTCTTTTTCTTCTATACGCCGTACCCGCGGAACCTACTCTACCAGTATCTGAGTCTCATCCTGGTAATCGTCCCGTTCGCTCTGCTCGCACTGCTAACGTGGGTCGCCGCCCGTTACGTCGGATAACGGCGACGTCACGCGGCGCTCCACCAGCGCGGTCACACCGGCCAAGAGCGCTCCACCTGCCATCGTGACCGCGAGGAGACCGAACGCAACCCCGAACCCGGCAGCGTCGGAAAGCACCCCGACGACCGCGGGGGCCAACGCACCGACACCCATCAGAATCGTTCGGGCGATGCCGAGGCCGCCACCGGCGACGTCCTCGGGAATCGATGCCGCGAGGTACGCCCCCCTGATCGGTCGAAATCCGTGGCTACCGAGTCCGAGCGCGACGACGATAGCGCCGAAGACGAGCGCGCTCGCGTTTCCGACCACCGACAGCGCACCCAGTGCGCCCGCGGCGACGGCGAGGACGGCCATCGCCAACGGAAGCCGTCCGATCCGGTCCGAGAGGTCGCCGGTAAGGATCTGAACGAGACTCACGGCGAACAACAGACTGTAGACCAGCGACGCCGTCGAATCCGAGAGCCCATGCGTGGTGAGATAGAGCGGGAGAAATGCGACGACGCCGTTGTACGCGAAGCTGAAGCAAACCGTCACGCCGACGAACAGCGTGAACCGGCGACTTCGAAACAGCGCGAGGTAGCGCCGCGGTTCGAACGACCCCGTCGATTCCCCGCCGTCAGTCGCGCTCGCCGCGGACGCCGATTCGGCGTCCGCGGACTCCCTCCGGCGCGGAACGTACACGAGGACGCCAGCCGCGAGCAGGAGTCCCATCGCCGCCCCGACGAGGAAGAGCGCGTGCCAGTTTCCAATCCCGGTGACGAACAGTACCGCCGTGGGTGCCGCCACGCCGCCGAAGGCACCGAGCGTGTCGAACAGGCCGAGCG from Haladaptatus sp. R4 includes:
- a CDS encoding ABC transporter ATP-binding protein, producing the protein MSVIEAEDLRFTYAGANSPTLEGLEFDVEPGEIFGFLGPSGAGKTTTQKILIGLLDDYEGRATVFDREVRDWGPEYYKRIGIAAETPNLYHKLTGRENLELFASLYGGAKRDPFELLDRVGMGDAVDQFVEEYSKGMRMRLNFVRALVHEPELVFFDEPTAGIDPTNAKEVKSIIEEYRDAGNTVFLTTHDMSVASELCDTIAFMIDGRLPVIDAPRELKLEHGQAAVRVEFRRNGALESAEFPLSNLGTNEAFQELLQRTRVETIHTEEATLEDVFLDITGETLV
- a CDS encoding purine nucleoside permease, with protein sequence MGTLGSVFVADAIVDWDKKHRWAARDGETEEERTHPLEPFSYRPHDYVYHLNDELVTTALDAGKSVELRDSGASRAYRDHYSTDVARSDPSVAVGTTLCSDEFWHGGTVAEQAQWLVDEYDAGTYATTEMEEMGTATALDRFGLLDRYLSVRGVVNFDRPYDGQSIRESLHDGVEKETFDATLDNVVSVGAAIVDELRAVGGESD
- a CDS encoding cbb3-type cytochrome c oxidase subunit I; amino-acid sequence: MAAFSTSLALTILMGVFLIAVFYFILQVEDWRSYTPTGGGVRQGGEQRTGYEQKPSGVIRWLTTVDHKDIGILYGVLGMISFAWAGVGVMLMRVELLKPESWILTATEYNALMTTHGLTMLFLFATPMIFAFGNYFVPLLIGADDMAFPRLNAIAFWMLPAGAALIWVGFPLGALGTGIQPSQTSWTMYTPLSVQQPSPATDLMLLGLHLSGISTTMGAINFIATIFTERGPNIGWENLDLFSWTVLTQAGLVLFAFPMLGSAIIMILLDRNFGTTFYAPTGGGGPILWQHLFWFFGHPEVYIIVLPPMGLVSLILPRFAGRKLFGFKFVVYSTLAIGVLSFGVWAHHMFATGIDPRLRLSFMAVSLAIAVPSAVKTFNWITTMWNGNLRLTAPMLFMIGFVQNFIIGGVTGVFLAAIPVDLILTDTYYVVGHFHFLVMGAIAVALFGAVYYWFPLVTGRMYNKSLAHWHFWLTMVGSNVTFFAMLFLGYGGMPRRYATYLPQFTTWNEVATVGAFILAIGQVIFVWNIAQSWLDGAKVTTGDPWQLEDEGMLSPEWAWFEKKQETALAADGGDDGGRTDGGSDGTGGEN
- a CDS encoding DUF6684 family protein; the encoded protein is MSYSPFDRETLLDIVVNIVPLVILGFFFLLFFFYTPYPRNLLYQYLSLILVIVPFALLALLTWVAARYVG
- a CDS encoding MFS transporter; this translates as MTNRAWNRLSSVSEYDTLLLTAGIWFLAKFLRFSFPALFPTFRTEFGVSNAFLGGVFTATMLGYSLMQFPSGVLADRFGAVQVIAVGAVLAAAGALVLGFHIPLVVLIVGMLLVGLGTGVHKTVAIRLLSRVYSERTGRALGLFDTLGAFGGVAAPTAVLFVTGIGNWHALFLVGAAMGLLLAAGVLVYVPRRRESADAESASAASATDGGESTGSFEPRRYLALFRSRRFTLFVGVTVCFSFAYNGVVAFLPLYLTTHGLSDSTASLVYSLLFAVSLVQILTGDLSDRIGRLPLAMAVLAVAAGALGALSVVGNASALVFGAIVVALGLGSHGFRPIRGAYLAASIPEDVAGGGLGIARTILMGVGALAPAVVGVLSDAAGFGVAFGLLAVTMAGGALLAGVTALVERRVTSPLSDVTGGDPR